A region from the Halomonas piscis genome encodes:
- a CDS encoding IS110 family RNA-guided transposase — protein MKQISIVGIDLAKHVFQLHAADARGHNIFNKQVKRDQLRLTLAQLPPCRIAMEACGSAHYWAREIRALGHEAELLPPQAVKPFVLGHKNDARDAAAIAEAAARPATPRVTIKTEAQQSLQAVHRVRSRLVRERTAIGNELRGLLGEFGLIVSQGHAVIRQGVIRERLDEQRARLGEELYTLLNDLLDQWLENDARIARYDKRLQRQAKASADMQRLMSLPGIGPINATLLFSHLGDPARFPNGRQFSASLGLVPRQHSSGGRHQLMGITKRGNGEVRRQLVHGARAALRQFQRQEQPDRLSRWACSLAARLGQRKAIVALANKMARICWSLLAHERRYQPQEAA, from the coding sequence ATGAAACAGATTAGCATTGTCGGCATTGACCTGGCCAAACACGTTTTTCAGTTGCACGCCGCCGATGCGCGCGGCCATAACATCTTTAACAAGCAGGTTAAGCGTGATCAGCTGCGGCTCACGCTGGCCCAGCTGCCGCCTTGCCGCATCGCCATGGAGGCGTGCGGCTCGGCCCATTATTGGGCACGCGAAATTCGCGCCCTGGGCCATGAGGCAGAACTACTGCCGCCGCAGGCGGTCAAGCCCTTCGTGCTGGGCCACAAGAATGATGCACGCGATGCCGCGGCTATCGCCGAGGCCGCAGCACGCCCGGCGACGCCTCGGGTGACGATCAAGACAGAAGCGCAACAATCCCTGCAAGCGGTGCACCGGGTGCGCAGCCGGTTAGTGCGCGAGCGCACTGCCATCGGCAATGAGCTGCGCGGCCTACTGGGAGAGTTTGGCCTGATCGTGTCGCAAGGGCATGCGGTAATACGCCAGGGTGTGATCCGTGAACGCCTGGACGAGCAACGGGCGCGGCTGGGTGAAGAACTCTACACCCTGCTGAACGACCTGCTCGACCAGTGGCTCGAGAACGATGCGCGGATCGCGCGCTATGACAAGCGGCTGCAGCGACAGGCCAAAGCGTCAGCCGACATGCAGCGGCTGATGAGTCTGCCCGGCATCGGCCCGATCAACGCCACGCTGTTGTTCAGCCACCTGGGCGATCCGGCACGGTTTCCCAACGGGCGTCAGTTCAGCGCCTCGTTAGGGCTAGTGCCACGCCAGCATTCCAGTGGTGGCCGCCATCAGTTAATGGGTATCACCAAACGCGGCAATGGCGAGGTTCGACGGCAGCTGGTGCACGGTGCCCGCGCGGCATTACGCCAGTTTCAGCGCCAGGAACAGCCCGACCGGCTGTCCCGCTGGGCCTGCTCATTAGCGGCGCGTCTTGGACAACGCAAGGCCATTGTGGCCCTGGCAAACAAGATGGCGCGGATTTGCTGGTCGCTATTGGCCCATGAGCGCCGCTACCAGCCGCAGGAGGCCGCTTAA
- a CDS encoding TDP-N-acetylfucosamine:lipid II N-acetylfucosaminyltransferase: MLSFPSTINLDADLDKTAKGKILHVCNTDKFIPGFISFVEAHIGLGGHHFFLIGDHDQYPVKQTRSVEKVPEGALSHLLGYARLALYMHRAEKVMLHGLSKKKIEQLLFFMPWVLKKCYWVIWGSDLYLYKTARHKKGWKKREFFRRPVIKKMGHLVTYVEGDVALARRWYGAEGVYHECLVYPSNLYKEHGLGDRPGGTINIQVGNSSDPANHHAEAFQKVAPYKDENIHLYVPLSYGSDAHAARVEREGERVFGDKITAMRSFMPPADYYRWLESVDIALFNHDRQQAMGNIITLLGMGKTVYLREGVAHKALFDRLGILCLDIDAFSLRLIGEEEKQKNASRVKAFFSRERLIRQLTDIFSTRGS, translated from the coding sequence GTGCTGAGCTTCCCGTCAACGATCAACCTGGATGCCGATTTGGATAAAACCGCGAAGGGCAAAATACTGCACGTATGCAATACGGATAAGTTCATCCCCGGTTTTATCTCCTTTGTGGAAGCGCATATCGGGCTGGGTGGCCACCACTTTTTTCTGATCGGCGATCATGATCAATATCCGGTAAAACAGACCCGGTCGGTGGAGAAAGTTCCCGAAGGGGCGCTAAGCCACCTGCTGGGCTACGCCAGGCTTGCCCTTTATATGCACCGGGCAGAAAAAGTGATGCTCCACGGTTTATCCAAGAAGAAAATAGAGCAGCTTCTTTTTTTCATGCCCTGGGTGTTGAAGAAGTGCTACTGGGTCATATGGGGTAGCGACCTATACCTGTACAAAACGGCTCGGCACAAGAAGGGGTGGAAAAAGCGCGAGTTCTTCAGAAGGCCGGTGATAAAAAAGATGGGGCATCTGGTGACCTACGTGGAAGGTGACGTAGCGCTGGCGAGGCGATGGTATGGCGCTGAGGGCGTCTACCACGAGTGCCTGGTCTATCCGAGCAATTTATACAAGGAGCACGGGCTTGGGGATCGGCCCGGCGGCACGATCAATATCCAGGTGGGTAACTCCTCGGACCCGGCGAACCACCATGCTGAGGCCTTTCAGAAGGTGGCGCCGTACAAGGATGAGAATATTCATCTGTATGTGCCTTTGTCTTACGGAAGCGATGCACATGCCGCCAGGGTCGAAAGGGAAGGGGAAAGGGTATTCGGCGACAAAATAACCGCTATGCGCAGTTTTATGCCGCCGGCGGACTATTATCGCTGGCTTGAGTCCGTTGACATTGCCCTGTTCAACCATGACAGGCAGCAGGCCATGGGCAATATCATCACTCTGCTGGGGATGGGGAAGACGGTCTACTTAAGGGAGGGCGTGGCGCACAAGGCCTTGTTTGACCGCCTGGGGATCCTCTGTCTGGACATAGACGCCTTTTCCCTTCGGCTGATTGGCGAGGAGGAAAAGCAAAAGAACGCGTCGCGGGTAAAGGCGTTTTTCTCCAGGGAAAGGCTGATTCGTCAGCTGACAGATATATTTTCAACTCGGGGAAGCTAG
- a CDS encoding low molecular weight protein-tyrosine-phosphatase, with the protein MFQHILLVCTGNVCRSPVAAAQLAEALPQRRVESAGLGALTGQGVEPTARTLGEADGLDLASHRARQLDAGMLHAADLVLVMSERQRRAVGELAPEALGKTLLLGRWLDNGRGREIPDPYRKSTEAFKHVHELLREATAAWAARL; encoded by the coding sequence ATGTTTCAGCATATTCTGCTCGTCTGCACCGGCAACGTTTGCCGCAGCCCGGTAGCCGCCGCCCAGCTGGCCGAGGCCCTGCCCCAACGCCGGGTTGAATCCGCCGGCCTGGGGGCGCTTACCGGCCAGGGGGTAGAACCCACCGCGCGCACTCTGGGCGAAGCCGACGGGCTTGATCTGGCCAGCCACCGGGCCCGCCAGCTCGATGCCGGCATGCTGCACGCCGCCGATCTGGTGCTGGTGATGAGCGAACGCCAGCGCCGCGCCGTGGGCGAGCTTGCCCCCGAAGCCCTGGGCAAAACCCTGCTGCTCGGGCGCTGGCTGGATAACGGCCGGGGCCGCGAGATTCCCGACCCCTATCGCAAAAGCACGGAAGCCTTCAAACACGTGCACGAGCTGCTGCGGGAAGCCACCGCCGCCTGGGCCGCTCGCCTTTAG
- a CDS encoding capsule biosynthesis GfcC family protein, with protein sequence MTAAQQALKTLAMALALAIAPMAVPLAAQGQDEPRLSDGWLSRLADAPPVAWSHAFALRERTAAPLDQKRRRLVAELETLMIRARLGSGAGRIKGLAAWQQRLKEEDALPARTPGRHDLPWLGAHLRQDPPLAKVALWGSCEPPAWVEIWHLNGITRLPWRQAQSLGAALEKLERQNGARARAGSDYAWLITPTGALHRRGIAAWNAQATPLAPGSRVVLTLPRSQGPVPGAGMAEALVNARLPAYLATRLPGDDCTLWTDSDDDTTPRHRE encoded by the coding sequence ATGACGGCAGCCCAACAAGCGCTTAAGACGCTGGCAATGGCCCTGGCGCTGGCGATAGCCCCGATGGCCGTGCCGCTGGCGGCGCAAGGGCAGGACGAGCCGCGCCTTTCGGACGGCTGGCTGAGCCGGCTGGCGGACGCCCCGCCGGTGGCCTGGAGCCACGCGTTCGCCCTGCGCGAGCGCACGGCGGCCCCTCTCGACCAGAAACGCCGCCGCCTGGTGGCCGAGCTGGAAACGCTGATGATCCGTGCGCGGCTGGGCAGCGGCGCGGGGCGGATCAAGGGCCTTGCTGCCTGGCAGCAGCGGCTGAAGGAGGAGGATGCGCTGCCGGCGAGGACGCCGGGGCGCCACGACTTACCCTGGTTGGGCGCTCACCTGCGCCAGGACCCGCCGCTCGCCAAAGTGGCGCTGTGGGGCAGCTGCGAGCCGCCGGCCTGGGTAGAAATATGGCACCTGAACGGCATTACCCGGCTGCCCTGGCGGCAGGCCCAATCGCTTGGCGCTGCGCTTGAAAAGCTGGAACGTCAAAACGGCGCCCGGGCCCGCGCGGGGAGCGACTATGCCTGGCTGATCACGCCCACGGGGGCGCTTCACCGCCGCGGCATCGCCGCCTGGAACGCTCAGGCAACGCCGCTGGCCCCCGGTAGCCGGGTGGTGTTGACGCTCCCCCGCTCGCAGGGGCCGGTGCCGGGCGCGGGGATGGCGGAGGCGCTGGTCAACGCGCGGCTGCCCGCTTATCTGGCGACGCGGCTGCCCGGCGACGACTGCACACTATGGACTGACTCCGATGACGACACGACTCCCCGCCACCGCGAGTAA
- a CDS encoding ABC transporter ATP-binding protein, whose amino-acid sequence MFEQLKELYSLLTAEQRKKLLRLQILVVLMSFAEIAGVVSIGPFMALVGDMSQLQGEGMMAELYRASGFAEPRTFLFWLGIGVLVVLTAAALVSMFTVWRLSMYGARVGADLASRLYRHYMHQPWLFHASGSSSQLTNQIAQEAQRITNAIINPLMQMNAKLVMALFMAIAIFLYNPAVALAGLAIFAVAYTLLFRTVRRKLIRNGKNITEAQRQRFKLMGEGFGGIKDALLLGRQQVFTDRFDDASDRFAEAQGTTQALSQAPRYAMELVAFGSVIFLVLYLLTAHQGNLGTILPALSVYALAGFKLLPAFQQIYTSLSQIRGNLAAFDSLKSDLYASSSAHAPVQASEDGQTDQHLAPSQSIQLGNVSFTYPGKQEPALKGLNLEIPANNVIGLVGASGSGKSTTIDLLLGLIEAQQGELLIDGQPLTDENRRAWQNSLGFVPQAIFLADSSIRENIAFGLRPETIDEAKVQRAARMAHLEELLTELPDGLETRVGERGVQLSGGQRQRIGIARALYHDADVLVLDEATSALDGITEKLIMDAIHDFSGKKTIIMIAHRLATVKQCDTIYLMADGQVTDHGNYTELTSRNDVFRRMAEHA is encoded by the coding sequence ATGTTTGAACAGCTTAAAGAACTCTACTCGCTACTCACCGCCGAGCAGCGCAAGAAGCTCCTGCGCTTGCAGATCCTTGTAGTGCTGATGTCCTTCGCCGAGATCGCCGGGGTAGTCTCCATCGGCCCTTTCATGGCGCTGGTTGGCGACATGAGCCAGCTACAGGGTGAGGGCATGATGGCCGAGCTCTACCGCGCCAGCGGCTTTGCCGAGCCACGTACCTTCCTGTTCTGGCTGGGTATCGGCGTGCTGGTTGTGCTCACTGCAGCGGCACTGGTGTCCATGTTTACCGTCTGGCGGCTTTCCATGTATGGCGCCCGCGTTGGCGCCGACCTTGCCAGCCGGCTCTACCGGCATTATATGCACCAGCCGTGGCTCTTCCACGCCAGCGGCAGCAGCAGCCAGCTGACCAACCAGATTGCGCAGGAAGCCCAGCGCATCACCAACGCCATCATCAATCCACTGATGCAGATGAACGCCAAGCTGGTGATGGCACTGTTCATGGCCATTGCCATTTTTCTTTACAATCCCGCGGTGGCCCTGGCGGGGCTAGCCATTTTTGCCGTGGCCTATACGCTGCTTTTCCGCACCGTACGCCGAAAGCTGATCCGCAACGGCAAAAACATTACCGAGGCGCAGCGCCAGCGCTTCAAACTGATGGGTGAAGGCTTCGGCGGCATCAAGGACGCCCTGCTACTAGGGCGCCAGCAAGTGTTTACCGACCGCTTTGATGACGCAAGCGACCGCTTTGCCGAGGCTCAGGGCACTACCCAAGCCCTGAGCCAAGCGCCGCGCTACGCCATGGAGCTGGTAGCCTTCGGCAGCGTAATCTTTCTTGTGCTGTATCTGCTGACTGCCCACCAGGGCAACCTAGGGACGATTTTACCGGCGCTTTCCGTTTACGCCCTGGCCGGCTTCAAACTGTTGCCGGCGTTTCAGCAAATCTACACCAGCCTCTCGCAGATTCGCGGCAACCTCGCCGCCTTTGACAGCCTGAAAAGCGACCTTTATGCCAGCAGTTCGGCACACGCTCCCGTGCAAGCTAGCGAGGATGGGCAAACAGATCAGCACTTGGCCCCCAGCCAGAGCATCCAGCTAGGCAACGTCAGCTTTACCTACCCTGGCAAGCAGGAACCGGCGCTAAAAGGACTCAACCTGGAAATTCCTGCCAATAACGTAATTGGCCTGGTGGGCGCTTCGGGCTCCGGCAAATCCACCACTATCGACCTGCTGCTGGGCTTGATTGAGGCCCAGCAAGGCGAGCTGCTGATCGACGGACAACCGCTAACCGACGAGAACCGCCGCGCCTGGCAAAATAGCCTGGGCTTTGTGCCCCAGGCCATCTTCCTGGCCGATAGCTCCATCCGCGAGAACATCGCCTTCGGCCTGCGTCCAGAAACCATTGACGAAGCCAAGGTTCAGCGTGCCGCCCGTATGGCGCACCTGGAAGAACTGCTAACAGAGCTCCCCGACGGCCTGGAGACTCGGGTCGGGGAGCGCGGTGTACAGCTCTCCGGCGGCCAGCGCCAGCGTATTGGCATTGCCCGGGCGCTCTATCACGACGCCGACGTGCTGGTCTTGGACGAAGCCACCAGCGCGCTGGACGGCATCACCGAAAAGCTGATCATGGACGCCATTCACGATTTTTCCGGCAAGAAAACCATCATCATGATTGCCCACCGCCTGGCCACCGTAAAGCAGTGCGACACCATCTATCTCATGGCCGATGGCCAAGTGACGGATCATGGCAACTATACAGAATTGACCTCCCGTAATGACGTATTCCGGCGCATGGCAGAGCATGCTTAA
- a CDS encoding polysaccharide export protein, with protein sequence MRHLTPIKLLATLGSALWLSGCALAPGGHIDHQAEAAPIDDLVDIEPITPGLVSTYQRERQETGATPAPEPLSRALDEYEYRIGRGDVLNIIVYDHPELTIPAGSERSAAEAGNQVRSDGTIFYPYVGRQKVAGLTLEEVRRQLTRHLADYITAPQVDVTVADYRSKKIHISGAVKEPGTLPITDVPLTVTEAISQAGGAEPNANWHEVYLTHNGEEEKLSLYALLREGDRRQERLLRDGDVLHVPTAENQAVAVMGQVVRPGNVPVGNERLTLTDVLSRSGGIDERSAEPSGIFVIRPQEAQSDRLATVYQLDVSNAMAFSVGSRFPLEPQDVVYVTTAPLARWNRVISLLLPSINLPGVTADTVQDVRDTRD encoded by the coding sequence ATGCGCCATTTAACGCCAATAAAGCTTCTCGCCACTCTGGGTAGCGCGCTCTGGCTGAGCGGCTGCGCCCTGGCACCCGGCGGGCATATCGATCATCAGGCAGAAGCCGCCCCGATTGATGATCTGGTCGATATTGAGCCCATCACGCCGGGGCTGGTTTCCACCTACCAGCGGGAGCGCCAGGAGACAGGCGCGACCCCCGCGCCAGAGCCGCTGAGCCGAGCACTGGACGAGTATGAATACCGCATCGGCAGGGGCGATGTGCTCAATATCATCGTCTACGATCACCCCGAGCTGACCATACCCGCGGGCAGCGAGCGCAGCGCCGCCGAGGCCGGCAACCAGGTCCGCAGCGACGGCACTATCTTTTACCCCTATGTCGGGCGGCAGAAAGTAGCCGGGCTAACGCTGGAAGAAGTGCGTCGCCAGCTGACCCGTCACCTGGCGGACTACATCACCGCCCCCCAGGTCGATGTGACGGTTGCCGACTACCGCTCCAAGAAAATCCATATCAGCGGCGCGGTCAAAGAGCCGGGGACGCTACCCATCACCGACGTGCCGCTGACCGTTACCGAAGCCATTTCACAGGCAGGCGGAGCGGAACCCAACGCCAACTGGCACGAAGTTTACCTGACCCACAACGGCGAGGAAGAGAAGCTCTCGCTCTACGCCCTGCTACGCGAAGGCGACAGGCGCCAGGAGCGCCTGCTGCGCGACGGCGACGTGCTCCACGTGCCCACCGCCGAAAACCAGGCCGTGGCCGTGATGGGGCAGGTGGTCCGCCCCGGCAACGTGCCGGTGGGCAATGAGCGCCTCACCCTCACCGACGTCCTCTCGCGCAGCGGGGGTATCGACGAGCGCAGCGCCGAGCCTTCCGGCATCTTCGTCATTCGCCCCCAAGAGGCACAGAGCGACCGGCTGGCCACCGTTTACCAGCTGGATGTGAGCAACGCCATGGCCTTCTCGGTGGGTAGCCGCTTCCCTCTGGAGCCCCAGGACGTGGTGTATGTCACCACCGCGCCGCTTGCCCGCTGGAACCGCGTGATCAGCCTGCTGCTGCCGTCGATCAACCTGCCGGGCGTGACCGCCGACACGGTTCAGGACGTGAGAGATACCCGCGACTGA
- a CDS encoding YjbH domain-containing protein, which produces MTTRLPATASNGNGDATRWRWLVCVPLCLASAAAQADTRGTRLGTGLSDFGGIGLMQTPSARMAPEGSMMAGWSRTSPYRRYSVFFQPTEWLEGGFRYAEIEDRLYGEEIAGGRNYLDKGFDVKLRLLEESRYWPEFALGLRDLGGTTLFGSEYLVASKRWRDLDFTLGLGWGYLGNADDAGSPLGWIDNRFDNRPEDTGGDDGGEFAVDALFRGPVAMFGGVEYQTPWSPLVLQLEYEGNDYSNEPAGTDLEQDSRFNLGGRLALTEGLSLRGGWQRGNTAMVGLDYRIDLAGLSQIKRDPPPADIDAAPREGWQAVSQELENNAGIAVSRISRDGRDLTVSGEPVTYPSLMQSEGRAGRILHAQAGDEVERFRFRWENRGMALREDVHDRRALAVAARSRADEDDHRYGIYAHADLDPVRGETLYEAQPERFRWNLGPGLDQNFGGPDGYLFRLMAKLDGEYRTDANGWFSGELAWTVWDNLDDYDYIADSELPRVRTYIGDYLTESSLGIENLQYTRTGELGDNWYAMGYAGLLEMMYAGAGGELLYRPFNSDWALGADLNWVRQRAFDQRFDLRDYDTWTGHLSAYAQTGVEDVLAKVSVGRYLAGDVGTTLDLSREFDSGVRIGAWGTWTDAGDDYGEGGFDKGLYLSIPFDAMFTRSTRENARIAWQPLTRDGGARLSRRYELYDLTEARDLDSYWEDYERSWE; this is translated from the coding sequence ATGACGACACGACTCCCCGCCACCGCGAGTAACGGCAACGGCGATGCAACCCGCTGGCGCTGGCTCGTCTGCGTGCCGCTCTGCCTTGCCAGCGCGGCGGCCCAGGCGGATACCCGCGGCACCCGTCTGGGCACCGGGCTGAGCGACTTCGGCGGTATCGGCCTGATGCAGACCCCGAGCGCGCGCATGGCGCCGGAAGGCAGCATGATGGCGGGGTGGAGCCGGACGTCGCCCTATCGGCGCTACAGCGTGTTTTTTCAGCCCACCGAGTGGCTGGAAGGCGGCTTTCGCTACGCCGAAATCGAGGACCGACTTTACGGCGAAGAGATTGCCGGCGGGCGCAACTATCTCGACAAGGGTTTCGACGTCAAGCTGCGCCTGCTGGAGGAGTCGCGCTACTGGCCCGAGTTTGCCCTCGGCCTGCGCGACCTGGGCGGTACCACGCTGTTTGGCTCTGAATACCTGGTGGCGAGCAAGCGCTGGCGGGATCTGGACTTTACCCTGGGGCTGGGCTGGGGGTATCTGGGCAACGCCGACGACGCCGGCTCGCCGCTGGGCTGGATCGACAACCGCTTTGATAACCGCCCCGAGGATACCGGTGGCGATGACGGCGGCGAGTTCGCCGTGGATGCGCTCTTTCGCGGGCCGGTGGCGATGTTCGGCGGCGTCGAATATCAAACGCCCTGGTCGCCGCTGGTGCTGCAGCTGGAGTACGAGGGTAACGACTACAGCAACGAGCCCGCGGGCACGGACCTGGAGCAGGACAGCCGCTTCAACCTGGGGGGCAGGCTTGCGCTGACCGAGGGGCTTTCGCTGCGCGGCGGCTGGCAGCGCGGCAATACCGCGATGGTGGGGCTCGACTACCGGATCGATCTGGCCGGCCTGAGTCAGATCAAGCGCGACCCGCCGCCGGCGGATATCGACGCCGCCCCGCGGGAAGGCTGGCAGGCCGTCAGCCAGGAGCTGGAGAACAACGCCGGCATTGCCGTGAGCCGCATCAGCCGCGACGGCCGCGATCTGACCGTCAGCGGCGAGCCGGTGACCTACCCTTCATTAATGCAGAGCGAGGGCCGGGCCGGGCGTATTCTCCACGCCCAGGCCGGCGACGAGGTGGAGCGCTTTCGCTTCCGCTGGGAAAATCGCGGCATGGCGCTGCGCGAAGACGTTCACGACCGCCGGGCGCTGGCCGTGGCGGCGCGCTCCCGGGCGGACGAGGACGACCACCGCTACGGCATCTACGCCCATGCGGATCTTGATCCCGTGCGCGGCGAGACGCTCTACGAGGCCCAGCCGGAGCGCTTTCGCTGGAACCTGGGCCCGGGGCTCGACCAGAACTTCGGCGGCCCGGACGGCTATCTGTTCCGCCTGATGGCAAAGCTTGACGGCGAGTATCGCACCGACGCCAACGGCTGGTTTTCCGGCGAGCTTGCCTGGACGGTGTGGGACAACCTGGACGACTACGACTACATCGCCGACTCCGAGCTGCCCCGGGTGCGCACCTATATCGGCGACTACCTGACCGAGTCCAGCCTGGGGATCGAAAACCTGCAGTACACCCGCACCGGCGAGCTCGGCGACAACTGGTACGCCATGGGCTACGCCGGCCTTCTGGAAATGATGTACGCCGGCGCCGGCGGCGAGCTGTTATACCGCCCCTTCAACAGCGACTGGGCGCTGGGCGCGGACCTCAACTGGGTGCGCCAGCGGGCCTTTGACCAGCGCTTTGACCTGCGCGACTACGATACCTGGACCGGCCACTTGAGCGCCTACGCCCAGACCGGCGTGGAGGACGTGCTGGCCAAGGTCAGCGTGGGGCGCTATCTGGCCGGCGACGTGGGCACCACCTTGGACCTTTCCCGGGAGTTTGACTCGGGGGTGCGCATCGGCGCCTGGGGCACCTGGACCGACGCCGGCGACGACTACGGCGAGGGCGGCTTCGACAAGGGGCTTTATCTCTCGATCCCCTTCGATGCCATGTTCACCCGCTCGACCCGGGAAAACGCCCGCATCGCCTGGCAGCCGCTCACCCGCGACGGCGGCGCCCGGCTCAGCCGCCGCTACGAGCTCTACGACCTGACCGAAGCCCGCGACCTGGACTCCTACTGGGAAGACTACGAGCGTAGTTGGGAGTAG
- a CDS encoding polysaccharide biosynthesis tyrosine autokinase, producing MTESSHPLPSSTPADDEVDLGRLVGLLLDHKWLILAVTLLFALGGIVYATLATPIYRGDALVQVERRSNVSPLGDMGEMFGDEGDSRTAAEVQILTSRMVLGQVVDRVGLDTQVVPHDLPLIGGALRRRGMERPGFRQGKPEVWAGETLELGRLQLAEPLRGRQLTLEALGEERYVLRLDGERLGTGDVGKTVSLAGGDIELRIAALTAAPGAEFTLLQRPRAGTVQSLQGRLSVNELGGGRKASTGMLQLELTGKEREEIRRVLDAVAETFLTQNVERQSAEAQKSLEFLREQAPELRAQLSEAEEKLNEYRVEMDSVDLSSESQAAIEQFINLEQQLNELEFKEAELAQRFTPRHPQYKTLQRKKRQLQQERDELNERVNQLPAEQQEVVRLTRDVEVTQSIYVNVLNKIQELEVARAGTVGNVRIIDKALVGTSPIEPKKKLIVVLATLLGGMLAVGLVLVRGMFNRGVESPEQIEDIGLPVYATVPLSDEQHKLTRRIKHRRERHGQNVMTGILAKRAPADTSIEALRGLRTSLHFAMMEAANNRLAITGPSPGVGKSFVSVNLGAVCAQAEQKVLIVDADMRKGHIHHAFGGKSGAGLSELLSGKAALEEVLRSTEQEGLSYVARGSAPPNPSELLMHENFSAFLEQASQRFDLVIIDTPPILAVTDAAIVGKQCGTCLMVARFQKNPAKELTIAERRLETAGVPVKGAILNAMERKAATAYGYGYYSYSYK from the coding sequence ATGACTGAATCTTCCCACCCTCTCCCCTCTTCTACCCCGGCAGACGACGAAGTCGACCTTGGCCGGCTGGTTGGCCTGCTGCTTGACCACAAATGGCTGATCCTTGCCGTCACCCTGCTGTTTGCCCTGGGGGGCATCGTCTACGCCACGCTGGCCACGCCGATCTATCGCGGCGATGCGCTGGTGCAGGTGGAACGCCGGTCAAACGTTAGCCCGCTGGGCGATATGGGCGAAATGTTCGGCGATGAGGGAGATTCCAGAACCGCGGCCGAGGTGCAAATTCTCACCTCGCGGATGGTGCTGGGCCAGGTAGTAGACCGCGTGGGGCTGGATACGCAGGTAGTACCGCACGACCTGCCGCTGATCGGCGGCGCCCTGCGCCGGCGCGGCATGGAGCGCCCCGGCTTTCGTCAGGGCAAGCCCGAGGTATGGGCCGGAGAAACCCTGGAGCTGGGCCGCCTGCAGCTCGCCGAGCCTCTGCGCGGCCGGCAGCTGACGCTGGAAGCGCTGGGCGAAGAGCGCTACGTCCTGCGGCTGGATGGCGAACGCCTGGGCACCGGCGACGTCGGCAAAACGGTGAGCCTGGCAGGCGGAGATATCGAACTGCGAATCGCCGCGCTGACGGCCGCTCCCGGGGCAGAGTTCACGCTGCTTCAGCGGCCGCGCGCCGGCACGGTCCAGTCCCTGCAGGGGCGCCTCAGCGTGAACGAGCTCGGCGGCGGGCGTAAGGCCAGCACCGGGATGCTGCAGCTCGAGCTGACCGGTAAAGAGCGCGAGGAAATTCGTCGCGTGCTGGACGCCGTGGCCGAAACCTTCTTGACCCAGAACGTGGAACGCCAGTCCGCCGAGGCGCAGAAGAGCCTGGAATTCCTGCGCGAGCAGGCGCCCGAGCTGCGCGCCCAGCTCTCCGAGGCCGAAGAAAAGCTCAACGAATACCGCGTCGAGATGGACAGCGTCGATCTGTCCAGCGAATCCCAGGCCGCCATCGAGCAGTTTATCAACCTGGAGCAGCAGCTCAACGAGCTGGAGTTCAAGGAAGCAGAGCTGGCCCAGCGCTTCACGCCCCGCCACCCGCAGTACAAGACGCTGCAGCGCAAGAAGCGCCAGCTCCAGCAGGAGCGCGACGAGCTGAACGAAAGGGTCAACCAGCTGCCCGCAGAGCAGCAGGAAGTGGTGCGGCTAACCCGCGACGTGGAAGTCACCCAGTCGATCTACGTCAACGTGCTCAACAAGATTCAGGAGCTGGAAGTGGCTCGCGCGGGCACCGTAGGCAACGTACGCATTATCGATAAGGCCCTGGTGGGCACGAGCCCGATTGAGCCGAAGAAAAAGCTGATCGTGGTGCTGGCGACTCTGCTGGGCGGCATGCTCGCCGTGGGCCTGGTGCTGGTGCGTGGCATGTTCAACCGCGGCGTGGAATCCCCGGAGCAGATCGAAGACATCGGCCTGCCGGTTTACGCCACGGTGCCGCTCTCCGACGAGCAGCATAAGCTCACCCGGCGCATCAAACACCGCCGCGAACGCCACGGCCAAAACGTCATGACCGGCATTCTCGCCAAGCGCGCCCCGGCGGATACCTCCATCGAGGCGCTGCGCGGCCTGCGCACCAGCCTGCACTTCGCCATGATGGAAGCCGCCAACAACCGCCTGGCCATTACCGGCCCCAGCCCCGGCGTGGGTAAAAGCTTTGTTTCCGTCAACCTCGGCGCGGTGTGCGCCCAGGCCGAACAGAAGGTGCTGATCGTCGACGCCGACATGCGCAAGGGCCACATCCACCACGCGTTCGGCGGCAAGAGCGGCGCAGGGCTCTCAGAACTGCTCAGCGGCAAGGCAGCGCTTGAAGAGGTCCTGCGCTCCACCGAGCAGGAAGGGCTTAGCTACGTTGCCCGGGGCAGCGCCCCGCCCAACCCGTCAGAGCTATTGATGCACGAAAATTTCAGCGCCTTTCTGGAGCAGGCAAGCCAGCGCTTCGACCTGGTGATCATCGACACCCCGCCGATACTTGCCGTCACCGACGCCGCCATCGTCGGCAAGCAGTGCGGCACCTGCCTGATGGTCGCCCGCTTCCAGAAAAACCCGGCGAAAGAACTCACCATCGCCGAGCGCCGCCTGGAAACCGCCGGCGTACCGGTCAAAGGCGCCATCCTCAACGCCATGGAGCGCAAAGCCGCCACCGCCTACGGGTACGGCTACTACAGCTACTCGTATAAATAA